From the genome of Brachyhypopomus gauderio isolate BG-103 chromosome 20, BGAUD_0.2, whole genome shotgun sequence, one region includes:
- the LOC143484306 gene encoding ubiquitin carboxyl-terminal hydrolase 12-like isoform X1 codes for MNAVLQKNNKVAVENEVGVKKEKKERKWWRCMKVSSKVSDSDVSSEGYSMNLNLSTSSAEGHLTPSPTSHPWPSAPRSMADQMETEEYVQILYLLRLHIMREMTESDQGEDQGHTPTVSAVRDTDIQHLGFPNIGNTCYMNATLQCLLSLSCFWRPIRAQCSSWTDPYSCQMLRCFVDLQQARLTTQSSAQAMQLLAALNACVSVNCPAFGEDYEQDAHEFLMLCFQLLKKEGEILRASSFSHICPVANFEFHIKSMRACSSCGLQSSRVEDFNHLSVDLSCTLTDSLHSYFKPTVLEYYCECGQGSEAHEEMEFSSLPQVLILHVKRFDMLGQKLSDRMDIPAELDLSVLPGVSALGQQLSGPDGTLDKPHERPDILQNNSLPEQEVNESREGLVGKGQDFRPLECVSKYRLNSVVSHLGVSIDCGHYISHVAEEGESWLSFNDSDVARMNEAAILKIAATTAYLLFYVQSGAGERNVVPWKEDLGEGAVSP; via the exons ATGAATGCTGTTCTACAGAAAAATAACAAAGTGGCTGTGGAAAATGAGGTAGGGGtaaagaaggagaaaaaggagAGGAAATGGTGGAGATGCATGAAGGTATCCTCCAAAGTGTCTGACAGTGATGTGTCATCGGAGGGTTACTCCATGAATTTAAACTTATCCACCTCTTCGGCTGAGGGACACTTAACCCCCTCTCCTACCTCTCATCCCTGGCCCTCAGCTCCCAG ATCCATGGCAGATCAGATGGAGACAGAAGAATATGTGCAGATTCTATATTTGTTGCGACTGCACATCATGAGGGAAATGACTGAGAGTGATCAGGGTGAGGACCAAGGCCACACCCCCACTGTTTCAGCTGTCAGAGACACTGACATTCAACATCTCGG ATTTCCCAACATTGGCAATACCTGCTATATGAACGCTACTCTGCAGTGCCTACTgagtctctcctgcttctggagACCCATCAGAGCTCAGTGTTCTAGTTGGACGGATCCATACAGCTGCCAGATGCTGAG ATGTTTTGTAGATCTGCAGCAGGCCAGGCTCACCACCCAAAGCTCTGCACAGGCGATGCAGCTCCTGGCGGCCCTGAATGCCTGTGTTTCAGTCAATTGCCCTGCGTTTGGAGAAGACTATgaacag gatgcCCATGAGTTCCTGATGCTGTGCTTTCAGCTGCtgaagaaggagggagagatacTCAGGGCTTCCTCCTTCTCTCACATCTGCCCTGTAGCAAACTTCGAGTTTCACATCAAGTCCATGCGCGCCTGCAGCAG CTGTGGACTGCAGAGCTCCAGAGTGGAGGACTTCAACCACCTCTCTGTTGACCTGAGCTGTACCTTAACTGACAGCCTACACAGTTACTTCAAG CCAACAGTTTTGGAGTATTACTGTGAATGTGGTCAAGGCAGTGAGGCACATGAAGAGATGGAGTTCTCCTCACTCCCACA AGTTCTGATCCTACACGTGAAACGTTTTGACATGCTGGGCCAAAAACTAAGTGACCGGATGGACATCCCAGCCGAGCTGGACCTCTCTGTCCTTCCTGGGGTGTCTGCACTCGGGCAGCAGTTAAG TGGACCAGATGGCACCCTGGACAAACCGCATGAAAGACCGGATATCCTGCAGAATAACTCTCTTCCAGAGCAAG AAGTAAATGAGAGCAGAGAAGGACTGGTAGGGAAAGGACAGGACTTCAGGCcactg GAATGTGTTTCCAAATACAGGCTGAACTCTGTGGTGTCTCATTTGGGTGTCAGCATAGACTGTG GGCACTACATCAGCCACGTAGCTGAGGAAGGAGAGAGCTGGCTGTCATTCAATGATTCGGATGTTGCAAGAATGAATGAGGCAGCCATCCTTAAGATCGCGGCAACAACAGCCTACTTGCTCTTCTACGTGCAAAG TGGGGCTGGAGAGAGGAACGTGGTCCCATGGAAGGAGGACCTGGGGGAGGGAGCAGTGTCCCCCTAA
- the gpm6ba gene encoding glycoprotein M6Ba isoform X2, translating to MGCLDCCLKCLGGVPYASLVATILCFSGVALFCGCGHVALTGTVKMLENHFSHISSDHGTLMDVVQVLQYIIYGIASFFFLYGIILLAEGFYTTSAVKEMHSEFKTTVCGRCISAMFVFLTYILGLAWLGIFGFSAVPVFLFYNMWTTCGAMKSPIANLTSVDNICVDVRQYGVIPWNAEPGKACGQTLADICNTSEFYLSYHLYIVACAGAGATVIALIHYLMILSANWAYLKGACQQTHDYQDIKTKDDGELQDVQSRSKEGLNSYS from the exons GTTGCTTGGACTGCTGCCTCAAGTGTTTGGGTGGGGTCCCATATGCCTCCCTGGTCGCCACCATCCTGTGCTTCTCCGGCGTGGCGCTGTTCTGCGGCTGCGGACACGTGGCGCTGACGGGCACTGTCAAAATGCTGGAGAACCACTTCTCCCACATCTCGTCGGACCACGGCACCCTCATGGACGT TGTTCAGGTTCTGCAGTACATCATCTACGGCATCGcctccttcttcttcctctACGGTATCATCCTGCTGGCTGAGGGATTCTACACCACCAGCGCCGTCAAGGAGATGCACAGCGAGTTTAAGACCACCGTGTGCGGTCGGTGCATCAGTGCcatg TTCGTGTTCCTGACCTACATTCTGGGCCTGGCTTGGCTGGGGATCTTCGGCTTCTCCGCCGTGCCCGTCTTTCTCTTCTACAACATGTGGACCACGTGTGGTGCCATGAAGTCCCCCATCGCCAACCTCACCTCCGTGGACAACATCTGCGTGGACGTGAGGCAGTACG GAGTCATACCGTGGAATGCAGAACCTGGCAAAGCATGTGGGCAGACCTTAGCTGACATCTGTAACACCAGTGAG TTCTACTTGTCCTACCATCTCTACATTGTTGCATGCGCTGGAGCTGGAGCCACTGTGATCGCGCTG ATCCACTATCTCATGATTCTGTCGGCTAACTGGGCATACCTGAAGGGAGCGTGCCAGCAAACCCACGACTACCAGGACATAAAGACCAAGGACGACGGTGAACTGCAAGACGTGCAGTCGCGCTCCAAGGAGGGCCTCAATTCCTACTCATAA
- the gpm6ba gene encoding glycoprotein M6Ba isoform X1 produces the protein MDGMKPAMESTAEENQDEREESKGCLDCCLKCLGGVPYASLVATILCFSGVALFCGCGHVALTGTVKMLENHFSHISSDHGTLMDVVQVLQYIIYGIASFFFLYGIILLAEGFYTTSAVKEMHSEFKTTVCGRCISAMFVFLTYILGLAWLGIFGFSAVPVFLFYNMWTTCGAMKSPIANLTSVDNICVDVRQYGVIPWNAEPGKACGQTLADICNTSEFYLSYHLYIVACAGAGATVIALIHYLMILSANWAYLKGACQQTHDYQDIKTKDDGELQDVQSRSKEGLNSYS, from the exons ATGGATGGGATGAAGCCAGCCATGGAGTCGACGGCCGAGGAGAATCAGGATGAAAGAGAAGAAAGCAAAG GTTGCTTGGACTGCTGCCTCAAGTGTTTGGGTGGGGTCCCATATGCCTCCCTGGTCGCCACCATCCTGTGCTTCTCCGGCGTGGCGCTGTTCTGCGGCTGCGGACACGTGGCGCTGACGGGCACTGTCAAAATGCTGGAGAACCACTTCTCCCACATCTCGTCGGACCACGGCACCCTCATGGACGT TGTTCAGGTTCTGCAGTACATCATCTACGGCATCGcctccttcttcttcctctACGGTATCATCCTGCTGGCTGAGGGATTCTACACCACCAGCGCCGTCAAGGAGATGCACAGCGAGTTTAAGACCACCGTGTGCGGTCGGTGCATCAGTGCcatg TTCGTGTTCCTGACCTACATTCTGGGCCTGGCTTGGCTGGGGATCTTCGGCTTCTCCGCCGTGCCCGTCTTTCTCTTCTACAACATGTGGACCACGTGTGGTGCCATGAAGTCCCCCATCGCCAACCTCACCTCCGTGGACAACATCTGCGTGGACGTGAGGCAGTACG GAGTCATACCGTGGAATGCAGAACCTGGCAAAGCATGTGGGCAGACCTTAGCTGACATCTGTAACACCAGTGAG TTCTACTTGTCCTACCATCTCTACATTGTTGCATGCGCTGGAGCTGGAGCCACTGTGATCGCGCTG ATCCACTATCTCATGATTCTGTCGGCTAACTGGGCATACCTGAAGGGAGCGTGCCAGCAAACCCACGACTACCAGGACATAAAGACCAAGGACGACGGTGAACTGCAAGACGTGCAGTCGCGCTCCAAGGAGGGCCTCAATTCCTACTCATAA
- the LOC143484306 gene encoding ubiquitin carboxyl-terminal hydrolase 37-like isoform X2 — protein sequence MKVSSKVSDSDVSSEGYSMNLNLSTSSAEGHLTPSPTSHPWPSAPRSMADQMETEEYVQILYLLRLHIMREMTESDQGEDQGHTPTVSAVRDTDIQHLGFPNIGNTCYMNATLQCLLSLSCFWRPIRAQCSSWTDPYSCQMLRCFVDLQQARLTTQSSAQAMQLLAALNACVSVNCPAFGEDYEQDAHEFLMLCFQLLKKEGEILRASSFSHICPVANFEFHIKSMRACSSCGLQSSRVEDFNHLSVDLSCTLTDSLHSYFKPTVLEYYCECGQGSEAHEEMEFSSLPQVLILHVKRFDMLGQKLSDRMDIPAELDLSVLPGVSALGQQLSGPDGTLDKPHERPDILQNNSLPEQEVNESREGLVGKGQDFRPLECVSKYRLNSVVSHLGVSIDCGHYISHVAEEGESWLSFNDSDVARMNEAAILKIAATTAYLLFYVQSGAGERNVVPWKEDLGEGAVSP from the exons ATGAAGGTATCCTCCAAAGTGTCTGACAGTGATGTGTCATCGGAGGGTTACTCCATGAATTTAAACTTATCCACCTCTTCGGCTGAGGGACACTTAACCCCCTCTCCTACCTCTCATCCCTGGCCCTCAGCTCCCAG ATCCATGGCAGATCAGATGGAGACAGAAGAATATGTGCAGATTCTATATTTGTTGCGACTGCACATCATGAGGGAAATGACTGAGAGTGATCAGGGTGAGGACCAAGGCCACACCCCCACTGTTTCAGCTGTCAGAGACACTGACATTCAACATCTCGG ATTTCCCAACATTGGCAATACCTGCTATATGAACGCTACTCTGCAGTGCCTACTgagtctctcctgcttctggagACCCATCAGAGCTCAGTGTTCTAGTTGGACGGATCCATACAGCTGCCAGATGCTGAG ATGTTTTGTAGATCTGCAGCAGGCCAGGCTCACCACCCAAAGCTCTGCACAGGCGATGCAGCTCCTGGCGGCCCTGAATGCCTGTGTTTCAGTCAATTGCCCTGCGTTTGGAGAAGACTATgaacag gatgcCCATGAGTTCCTGATGCTGTGCTTTCAGCTGCtgaagaaggagggagagatacTCAGGGCTTCCTCCTTCTCTCACATCTGCCCTGTAGCAAACTTCGAGTTTCACATCAAGTCCATGCGCGCCTGCAGCAG CTGTGGACTGCAGAGCTCCAGAGTGGAGGACTTCAACCACCTCTCTGTTGACCTGAGCTGTACCTTAACTGACAGCCTACACAGTTACTTCAAG CCAACAGTTTTGGAGTATTACTGTGAATGTGGTCAAGGCAGTGAGGCACATGAAGAGATGGAGTTCTCCTCACTCCCACA AGTTCTGATCCTACACGTGAAACGTTTTGACATGCTGGGCCAAAAACTAAGTGACCGGATGGACATCCCAGCCGAGCTGGACCTCTCTGTCCTTCCTGGGGTGTCTGCACTCGGGCAGCAGTTAAG TGGACCAGATGGCACCCTGGACAAACCGCATGAAAGACCGGATATCCTGCAGAATAACTCTCTTCCAGAGCAAG AAGTAAATGAGAGCAGAGAAGGACTGGTAGGGAAAGGACAGGACTTCAGGCcactg GAATGTGTTTCCAAATACAGGCTGAACTCTGTGGTGTCTCATTTGGGTGTCAGCATAGACTGTG GGCACTACATCAGCCACGTAGCTGAGGAAGGAGAGAGCTGGCTGTCATTCAATGATTCGGATGTTGCAAGAATGAATGAGGCAGCCATCCTTAAGATCGCGGCAACAACAGCCTACTTGCTCTTCTACGTGCAAAG TGGGGCTGGAGAGAGGAACGTGGTCCCATGGAAGGAGGACCTGGGGGAGGGAGCAGTGTCCCCCTAA
- the gpm6ba gene encoding glycoprotein M6Ba isoform X3, translating to MDGMKPAMESTAEENQDEREESKGCLDCCLKCLGGVPYASLVATILCFSGVALFCGCGHVALTGTVKMLENHFSHISSDHGTLMDVVQVLQYIIYGIASFFFLYGIILLAEGFYTTSAVKEMHSEFKTTVCGRCISAMFVFLTYILGLAWLGIFGFSAVPVFLFYNMWTTCGAMKSPIANLTSVDNICVDVRQYGVIPWNAEPGKACGQTLADICNTSEFYLSYHLYIVACAGAGATVIALLIYMMATTYNYAVLKFKSHDHTHTTKF from the exons ATGGATGGGATGAAGCCAGCCATGGAGTCGACGGCCGAGGAGAATCAGGATGAAAGAGAAGAAAGCAAAG GTTGCTTGGACTGCTGCCTCAAGTGTTTGGGTGGGGTCCCATATGCCTCCCTGGTCGCCACCATCCTGTGCTTCTCCGGCGTGGCGCTGTTCTGCGGCTGCGGACACGTGGCGCTGACGGGCACTGTCAAAATGCTGGAGAACCACTTCTCCCACATCTCGTCGGACCACGGCACCCTCATGGACGT TGTTCAGGTTCTGCAGTACATCATCTACGGCATCGcctccttcttcttcctctACGGTATCATCCTGCTGGCTGAGGGATTCTACACCACCAGCGCCGTCAAGGAGATGCACAGCGAGTTTAAGACCACCGTGTGCGGTCGGTGCATCAGTGCcatg TTCGTGTTCCTGACCTACATTCTGGGCCTGGCTTGGCTGGGGATCTTCGGCTTCTCCGCCGTGCCCGTCTTTCTCTTCTACAACATGTGGACCACGTGTGGTGCCATGAAGTCCCCCATCGCCAACCTCACCTCCGTGGACAACATCTGCGTGGACGTGAGGCAGTACG GAGTCATACCGTGGAATGCAGAACCTGGCAAAGCATGTGGGCAGACCTTAGCTGACATCTGTAACACCAGTGAG TTCTACTTGTCCTACCATCTCTACATTGTTGCATGCGCTGGAGCTGGAGCCACTGTGATCGCGCTG CTCATCTACATGATGGCCACCACGTATAACTATGCCGTCCTGAAGTTTAAGAGCCACGatcacacccacaccactaAGTTTTAA
- the LOC143484306 gene encoding ubiquitin carboxyl-terminal hydrolase 37-like isoform X3, with product MNAVLQKNNKVAVENEVGVKKEKKERKWWRCMKVSSKVSDSDVSSEGYSMNLNLSTSSAEGHLTPSPTSHPWPSAPRSMADQMETEEYVQILYLLRLHIMREMTESDQGEDQGHTPTVSAVRDTDIQHLGFPNIGNTCYMNATLQCLLSLSCFWRPIRAQCSSWTDPYSCQMLRCFVDLQQARLTTQSSAQAMQLLAALNACVSVNCPAFGEDYEQDAHEFLMLCFQLLKKEGEILRASSFSHICPVANFEFHIKSMRACSSCGLQSSRVEDFNHLSVDLSCTLTDSLHSYFKPTVLEYYCECGQGSEAHEEMEFSSLPQVLILHVKRFDMLGQKLSDRMDIPAELDLSVLPGVSALGQQLSGPDGTLDKPHERPDILQNNSLPEQGMCFQIQAELCGVSFGCQHRLWALHQPRS from the exons ATGAATGCTGTTCTACAGAAAAATAACAAAGTGGCTGTGGAAAATGAGGTAGGGGtaaagaaggagaaaaaggagAGGAAATGGTGGAGATGCATGAAGGTATCCTCCAAAGTGTCTGACAGTGATGTGTCATCGGAGGGTTACTCCATGAATTTAAACTTATCCACCTCTTCGGCTGAGGGACACTTAACCCCCTCTCCTACCTCTCATCCCTGGCCCTCAGCTCCCAG ATCCATGGCAGATCAGATGGAGACAGAAGAATATGTGCAGATTCTATATTTGTTGCGACTGCACATCATGAGGGAAATGACTGAGAGTGATCAGGGTGAGGACCAAGGCCACACCCCCACTGTTTCAGCTGTCAGAGACACTGACATTCAACATCTCGG ATTTCCCAACATTGGCAATACCTGCTATATGAACGCTACTCTGCAGTGCCTACTgagtctctcctgcttctggagACCCATCAGAGCTCAGTGTTCTAGTTGGACGGATCCATACAGCTGCCAGATGCTGAG ATGTTTTGTAGATCTGCAGCAGGCCAGGCTCACCACCCAAAGCTCTGCACAGGCGATGCAGCTCCTGGCGGCCCTGAATGCCTGTGTTTCAGTCAATTGCCCTGCGTTTGGAGAAGACTATgaacag gatgcCCATGAGTTCCTGATGCTGTGCTTTCAGCTGCtgaagaaggagggagagatacTCAGGGCTTCCTCCTTCTCTCACATCTGCCCTGTAGCAAACTTCGAGTTTCACATCAAGTCCATGCGCGCCTGCAGCAG CTGTGGACTGCAGAGCTCCAGAGTGGAGGACTTCAACCACCTCTCTGTTGACCTGAGCTGTACCTTAACTGACAGCCTACACAGTTACTTCAAG CCAACAGTTTTGGAGTATTACTGTGAATGTGGTCAAGGCAGTGAGGCACATGAAGAGATGGAGTTCTCCTCACTCCCACA AGTTCTGATCCTACACGTGAAACGTTTTGACATGCTGGGCCAAAAACTAAGTGACCGGATGGACATCCCAGCCGAGCTGGACCTCTCTGTCCTTCCTGGGGTGTCTGCACTCGGGCAGCAGTTAAG TGGACCAGATGGCACCCTGGACAAACCGCATGAAAGACCGGATATCCTGCAGAATAACTCTCTTCCAGAGCAAG GAATGTGTTTCCAAATACAGGCTGAACTCTGTGGTGTCTCATTTGGGTGTCAGCATAGACTGTG GGCACTACATCAGCCACGTAGCTGA